One Thermoleophilaceae bacterium genomic window, GCCATCGACAGGACACTCGCCGTGCCGAACTTCCGGCTCGGGCGCCGCCACCGCTCCGTGGAGCAGCGCTCCATGGCGGGCGGCAAGGGCGTCAACGTCGCGCGTGCGCTGAAGAAGCTCGGCCAGCCCGTGATCGCCACCGGTGTGGCGGGCGGCCCGACCGGCACCCGCATCATCGAGCAGCTCACCGAGGAGGCGATCCTCAACGACTTCGTGCGGATCCGCGAGGAGTCGCGCATGTCGACCGCGGTGGTGGATCCGACCTCCGGCGAGCAGACGGAGATCAACGAGCGCGGCCCCCTCGTCACCGACGCGGAGCTCGAGCTGTTCGTGGACAAGTTGCTCTACCTGGCCAAGGGGGCGGAGATCTGCGTGTTCTCGGGCAGCCTTCCGCGCGGCGTCGAGGCGGACGTGTACGCGCGGCTTGTGATGGAGCTCCGCAAGCTGGGCGTGACGACCGTGCTCGACTCAGAGGGCGACGCGATGTTGCTCGGCACGCGCGCCGAGCCCACAGTGGTCTCGCCCAACGAGCTCGAGGCGGAGGAGCTCGTGGGACACGAGTTCTCGGACGACCAGGACAGGCTCACCGGCCTGCACGAGATCGCCGAGCTCGGCGCCGGCGAGGTGATCATGACCAGGGCCTCCGGCTGCCTCGCCCTGCTCGGCGAGTCCGAGCGCACGCTCTATCGCGCCACGCTCGACCCGCTCGAGCCGATCTCGAAGGTGGGCTCCGGGGACGCCTTCCTCGCTGGCTACGTGGCCGCTCGCTACGGCGGCAAGCCCGCTGAGGAGTGTGTGCGCTTCGGCGTGGCCTGCGGCGCCGAGTCCACCCAGCACTTCGGTGCGGGCGTGCTCGACCCGAGGGAGGTTGAGCGCCTCGTGCCGGACGTGAGGGTGGAGAGCCTGGACGTCTCCGCCGCCGAAGCCAGGCGCTGAGCCGCACCAGAAGCGGCTCGGTTTACCCGGTCGACGGGTCGGGAAGCACCTACCTGGACGCAGTATCGGCCGACACCGCGCACTGACGCAAGGGGCGCCCTGCCGGACGGTGGTTCCAAGCGGAAGGGACGAGCGACCAGGCGTCGCCCACGGACCTTCGGAACCCGTTACCCGGACAGGACGGACCCATGAAGGCGCAGATTGCGCAGTCTCAGCGGCGTCGCTCGCGCGCAGCCCCGCGCGCCCGCGACCGGCAACACGGCCCCGACATTGCATCCCTCGCCCGTCAGGAGGGCGGACGCCGCCAGGAGCAGCTTCTGTTCCTGGCCTACCAGCGCAACGGCGACGTGCGCGCGCGCGAGGAGCTCGTGCGACGGTTCCTGCCGCTGGCGCGTCGTCTCGCTCGCCGCTACGAGCGCGCGAGCGAACCACTCGAGGACCTCGTGCAGGTGGCGAGCGTCGGTCTCGTGAAGGCGATCGACCGCTTCGAGAGCTCGCAGGGCACAGGCTTCTCGAGCTACGCGGTGCCGACCATTCTCGGCGAGCTCAAGCGCCATTTCCGCGACTCCGGCTGGGCGGTCCACGTGCCGCGCGGCCTTCAGGAGCGCGTGCTCAAGCTGAACGACGCGGTGGAGCATCTGTCCGGCGAGCTCGGCCGTTCGCCCACGCCCCAGGAGCTCGCGACGGAGCTGTCGGCGCCAGTCGAGGAGGTGCTCGAGGCGATGGAGGCCGGGGCGGCTTACGACACGATCTCGCTCGACGCTCCGCTGCGTTCGAGCGACGACGAGCGCACCACGTACGCCGATGCGATGGGCGAAACGGACGGCCGCTTCGAGCTCGTGGAGCACAGCGCCACGCTCGGCCGTGCGCTGCGGGCGATGCCCCAGCGCGAGCGCTCGATCCTCTACCTGCGCTTCGCCGAAGGGCTGACCCAGGTGGAGATCGCGGAACGGATCGGCATCTCGCAGATGCATGTTTCACGGCTGATCCGCCGGGCGCTCGAGCGCCTGCGTGTCGTGGCGGGCGCGGACGCCGCCTAGCCCGCCGACCTAAAACCCCGCAAGCTGCGGATTTTGGGCCCAGGATTGGGCGGCGGGCCGTTGGTATCGTGCTTTTTCAGTCCGCCGCCGAACCTAGGATGCCTTCATGGAAGTAGAGATTGGTCGAGGCAAAAAGGCCCGTCGTGCCTACGGCTTCGATGACATTGCAATTGTCCCCTCGCGCCGCACGAGGGACCCTGACGACATCGACATCACATGGACGCTCGGGCCCTATCGCTTCGAGCTTCCGCTGCTCGCGTCCGCCATGGACGGCGTGGTCTCGCCGCGCACGGCGGGGATCCTCGGAAAGCTCGGCGGGCTCGCCGTGCTCAACCTCGAGGGCATCTTCACGCGCTATGAGGACGCTGAGGATCAGCTCGAGCGCATCTCGCAGCTCCCGCGCGAGCACGCCACGGCGGAGATGCAGGCGATCTACCAGGAGCCGGTCAAGCCCGAGCTGATCGCGCGGCGGATCGAGGAGATCAAGGAGCAGGGCGTCGTCTGCGCGGCGTCGCTCACGCCGCAGCGCGTGCGGGACTACTACGAGATCGCCGTCGAGGCGGGGCTCGACATCCTGGTCATCCAGGGCACCGTCATCTCCGCCGAGCACGTCTCCACGACGTCTGAGCCGCTCAATCTCAAGCAGTTCATCAAGGAGGTTCCGCTGCCGGTCGTGGTCGGCGGCTGCGCGTCCTATTCCACGGGCCTTCACCTGATGCGCACCGGCGCGGTGGCCGTGCTGGTTGGCGTGGGACCGGGCGCTGCCTGCACCACGCGGGGCGTGCTCGGCATCGGCGTGCCACAGGCCACCGCGATCGCGGACGTGGCCGCGGCCCGTTCGCAGCACATGCTCGAGACCGGTGACTACGTGAAGGTCATCGCCGACGGCGGCATGCGCAACGGCGGCGACATCTCGAAGGCGTTCGCCTGCGGCGCCGACGCCGTGATGATCGGCTCTCCGCTCGCGCGCGCGTACGAGGCGCCGGGGCGTGGCTTCCACTGGGGCATGGCCACGTTCCATCCCTCGCTCCCGCGCGGGGCACGCGTGAAGACCACTCAGAACGGCACGCTCGAGCAGATCATCCTCGGGCCCGCGCACGAGAACGACGGCACGTTCAATCTGATGGGCAGCCTGCGCACGTCGATGGCCACCTGCGGCTACGAGGACATCCCGTCCTTCCACCGCGCTGAGGTCATGGTGGCGCCCGCGCTCCAGACGGAGGGCAAGCAGCTCCAGCGAGATCAGGCGGTGGGGATGGGCGCCACGGCGGCAGCCGCGGCGGCTCCGGCTCCGGACACGAACGGGCACACGCCGGCCGATCCGGCTCTCGTCGAGTAGGTGAGCGAGGTCACCCTTACCGGCGAGGGGCTGAGCCCGGCCGGCAAGGACGCAGGGCGGGCTCACACGCCGCCGGCCACGGACGAGGTCCTGGTCCTTGACTTCGGGGGCCAGTACTCGCAGCTGATCGCGAGGCGCGTCCGTGAGTGCGGCGTGTTCTCGGAGCTGTTGCCGCACCACGTGCCGCTGGACGAGGTCCGGCGGCGGGCACCGCGCGGGTTGATCCTGTCGGGTGGCCCCGCGTCCGTGTACAGCGAGAACGCTCCCAAGCTGCGGCGCGAGCTGCTCGAGCTCGGGATCCCGGTCCTCGGCATCTGTTACGGAATGCAGGCCATGGCGCTCGAGCTCGGAGGACGCGTGGAGAGCGCGCCGATCGGGGAGTTCGGCCGCTCCGAGCTGACGGTGCAGGAACACGGGCGGCTGCTCGCGGGGCTGCCTTCGGAACAGCGCTGCTGGATGAGCCATCGCGACACGGTGTTCGAGCCTCCGCCGGGCGCCACGGCGCTGGCGTCCTCCTCTGAATCGCCGGTGGCCGCCTTCGAGGACACCGAGCGCGGGCTGTACGGCATCCAGTTCCACCCGGAGGTGGTGCACACGCCCTACGGCACCGATGTGCTGCGGCGCTTCCTGGATGACATCTGTGGGTGCGGCATGTCCTGGAGTGCCGCGTCGGTGGCCGAGGAGCAGATCGCGCGCATCCGGGAGCAGGTGGGGGACGGTCACGTGATCTGCGGCCTCTCCGGTGGTGTCGACTCGTCGGTGGCGGCGCTGCTCGTGCACCGCGCGGTTGGGGACCAGCTCACGTGCGTGTTCGTCGATCACGGGCTCATGCGCCGCAATGAGGGCGAGCAGGTCGTGGCCGCCTTCCGGGACAACTTCCATGTGCCGCTCGTGGTCGCCGACGCGGAGGAGCGCTTCCTGGCCCGCCTCGCGGGCGTCACGGATCCCGAGCAGAAGCGGAAGGTGATCGGCGCGGAGTTCATCCGCGTGTTCGAGGAGGAGGCCGCCAAGCTCGGCAATCCGAAGTACCTGGTGCAGGGCACGCTGTACTCGGACGTGATCGAGTCGGGAGGCGGCACCGGCGCGGCCACGATCAAGTCGCACCACAACGTGGGCGGGCTCCCCGAGGACCTCGAGTTCGAGCTCGTGGAGCCGCTGCGCATGCTCTTCAAGGACGAGGTCCGCGCGGTTGGCGCGGAGCTGGGCCTGCCGGAGCGCCTCGTGTGGCGCCAGCCGTTCCCTGGTCCCGGGCTCGCGATCCGGATCGTCGGCGGCGAGGTCAACCGTGAGCGCCTCGCCATCCTGCGCGACGCGGACTACGTCCTCCAGGACGAGATCCGCTCAGCCGGTCTCTACCGCGACCTGTGGCAGTCCTTCTGCGTCCTGCCCGCGGATCTCCGCAGCGTTGGCGTGCAGGGAGATGAGCGCAGCTACGGCTACGTCGTGGTCATCCGAGCGGTCACGAGCGACGACGCGATGACCGCCGACTGGGCACGCCTCCCGTACGACCTGCTCGAGCGCGTCGCCTCGCGGATGATCAACGAGATCCCGCAGGTGAACCGCGTCACGCTCGACATCACCTCCAAGCCCCCAGGCACGATCGAATGGGAGTGAGGAACGCGGAGAGCTTCGCTCTGCGGCGTCCTCGGTCGGCCGCGGGCTAGTCGCCCGGCGGCCCCTGCGTTCTCGCATAGCTCGCCCTTCGCGTCCCTCACGGCGCTGCGGTCGTCCGGCCCGGCCGCGATACTGCGGGTCCTCTCATTCCCGTCTTAGCTAAAAGGCGTGCCTGCGCATTTATTTTGCGCGGCGTCCGATGGCTGATCTATCAGGACCTTCCAGTTCCGTAAGTCCGTCCGACGCTCGGGAGGCACGCCGCAGGGCAGCGCGCAGGCGGCTGCGCCGGCAACGCCAGCTCACTCTTGTAGGCGTGCTCGCCGCGGTAGGCCTCGTGGTCTTGCTCGCGACCGCCGGTGGCGGTTCCAAGCACCAGGGCACGCGCGCACATGCCAGCGCGAAACACGTGAAGGTGATCCCCGGCGGACCGGTGGCTCCGGCATCGGTGGGCGGGCTGGCGGCGCTGTGGTCGCCGCGGCATCTCGTTGCCCCCGGGCCGCGCACGGCGGCCGCGTACGCTGCCGCGTCGAAGTTGCCAGGAATCGGCGGCGACCTCCTCATTGCCGACCGCGGCAACAACCGCATCCTCATCGTCACGCCGCGGCGCCGCGTGATCTTCCGCTTCCCCAACGGCGCCGACCGCGCCGCGGGCCACAGGCTCATCTTCAACGACGACACGTTCGTCGAGCCGGGCGGGCAAGCCCTCATCGCGAACGAGGAGGACAACCACGCGATCGTCCAGATCGGCATCGCCGATCACCGGCTGAGCGTGCTGTTCGGGCATCCGGGCGTGATGGGCACGGACCAGACCCACCTCCACACGCCCGACGACGCCTACATGCTCGCCGACGGCTCGTTCGCGGTGGCGGACGCATACAACTGCCGGATCCTCTTCGTGAAGAACCACCGGATCGTCCGGCAGTACGGCAGGGCGGGGCATTGCCGCCACCATCCGCCCCGCTATTTCGGAGCGGTTAACGGAGACACGCCCGAGCCCGACGGCGGCGTGTTGGTGAGCGAGATTCCGGGCCACTGGGTGGACGAGATCGGCCCCGACGGGCGCCTGCGCTTCGCGGTGCAGGCGCCCGTGAGCTACCCGTCCGACCCGCAGCCTCTACCGGGCGGGCGCATCCTGCTGGCCGACTACTCGAACCCGGGTCACGTCCTGATCATCAGCCACCACGGACGCGTGCTGTGGAGGTACGGACCATCTCGAGGCAACGGGGAGCTGGACCACCCGTCGCTCGCCATGCCGCTGCCCAACGGCAACATTGCCGTGAACGACGACTTCCGCCACAGGGTGGTGGTGATCGACCCCCGGCGGCGGAAGATCGTCTGGCAGTACGGCCACACCGACCAGCCCGGCACGGGCGCGAACTACCTCAACACGCCGGACGGGATGGACTTCATCCCGGTCGGGCCGCACGGCGGCCCCGACTACGCCGCCGTCGCGCACCCGTAGGGGCCCCCGTCCCGAACGTGCTGACCCGGGCGCTGCGTGGTTCAATCGCCGCGTGCGAGATCGGCCCGAGTGTGCGGCGGAGAACGCGCTCTGCGATCCAGACGAGGTCGCGCGCTTCTACGACCGCTGCAGCGACCTCATGCGCGAACTCCTCGATGGGCTGGCGGCCGCCGCCGATCGCCCGCGACCATTCCCCGAGATCGAGGACTCGATCGGCTGGCCACGGCGGCGGATCGCCTCCGTGCTCGGCGGCGTATCGCATCTGAGACACATGGAGTTCGGCGGCCGGCGTCCATACCGCTTCCAGGACACGCGCCAGTCGGCCTCCGGTCGCTGGGAGATGTGGATGGACTCCGAGCAGGCGCGAGCCGTCCGCGCGGCGCAGCGCGGCTGACGCGCCACCCGCTTCGTCATGGCCATCATCTCTTGGGCGATCTGGGGCCTTTTCGTGGGTGCGATCGCCCGGCTGCTCCGCAAGGGCCGCCAGCCCATCGGGCTCCTCTGGACGATGATCCTCGGCGTGGCCGGGTCGCTCATCGGCGGCTTCATCGCCACCGACCTGCTGCATATCGCCGACCACGACCATTTCGACCTCGGCAGCTTCCTGATCGCCGTGGCCGCATCCTTCGCGCTGCTCGCGCTCTGGGAGCCGTTCGAGCGGCGCAGGCAGCGCCGCAACCCGCCGGTCACGCCGGCCTAGCGCCTTGAGCCCTACGCCCTACGAGTAAGCGTCCCACTGCTCGAGCGAGGGCAGCGGGTCGAAGGGATGGCCGCCGTTGTACCACCCAGGCGGGGTCCACATCTCGAAGTGGAGGTGACAGGCTGTGGCGTCGCCGGTCTCGCCCACGTTGCCGATCGTCTCGCCGGTCGTCACCCGGTCGCCGGCCTCGAATGGCGACGGCGCGCGCATGTGCATGTAGGCATAGTCGGTCCCGGTCTCCGCGCCGTGGATCACGAGGTAATAGCCGGCTGCGGACTGGAACTTGTTGTACTCGACCGTTCCGGCCTCGGCCGCGCGGATCTTCAGGCCGCAGCGGGCGAGGATGTCCTGGCCCTGATGGCTGTGGCCGCTGCGCTGCGCGCCGAACCCGTCGCCGAACGTGTGTCGCCCGAGCAGCGGGAACATGTGGTCGTGCAGGTCGAACGAGTCGCGCGTGGAGTCCTGCGTCTGAGCGCTGCGCGCCTTGGCTCCGCTCGCGCCCGTGGCGGTGAGCCGCCAGGCGTACCGGCCGTCAGGCTCGAGCTGTCCGTTCGACACGCCTTCCCAGGTGATCTTGTTCACCACGCCCGGCTGCACGGAGGGGACCTGCCAGGTCTGCACCACCGTGCCGTCGGTCACGCGCAGGAGGTCCACCTCCACCGGCACCGGACTCGGCGCGGTGACGCGGTAGGAGAAGGTCACGCCGTTGCTCGAGCCGGCGAAGGCGACGTTGTTGCTCGTGGCGGTTTCGAGCTGAGGCGCGCCGGGATCGCGCGGCCCCGGAACGGGCGTGAGCTGGCCGGTGCTCGGCGGGGGCGGGGGCGCGGGCAGAATCGAAAGGCGGGAGGTGGTGGCGGTGGCGGCCACGCTTCCGGGAGCCACGAGGGCCAGCGGCCCGCTCATTGCGTCGAACGGCACCTTGACGGTGATCCTGCGGTCGCTCGAGGGCCGGACCTTCACCGACGCGTCGTCGGCCTTGCCGCGCCCGCCCACGAAGGTCACATTCCTCACTCCGGAGAGCCCGGTGCCCACGAGCCTCAGCTTGCCGCCGTCCCGCGGGCGACCGCGGCTCGCGCACGAGCGCACGCACACGATGCGGGTGACCTTCGGAGTTGCCGTGTATCCCACGCCACCGTTCCCGGCCAGCGCGGGCGGTGCGCACACCGCACTCGCGACCCCCGCGAGCACAACCCCTCTAGCGATTCGTCCTGCTGTCGAAAACGGCAGCGGCAGAGCGCCTCTCTTTCTCGAGCCTACGGGGTTAGCTGACGGGCTCGCGCCGAAAGAGCGGCGCTAAAGAGCGCACTCAAAGTGCGTCTCCAATTCGCCCCGAGAGTCCGAATCGCAGCCCTGCAACTCCGCAGCTCTGCAATCCCGCAACTCTGTAGTTGTGGTCCCCCGTTCCCCGCCGGGCGGCGGGGATTCGGCAGGCTTTTAAATCCGGCGGCAGTATAGGCACGCCTTCAGTCGTCATGGCGAAGCAGCCCGCTAGTTGCGATCGATACTTTTTTCTCGATCCGCGGCGGCTACCCTCTCCGTGCAAGGCCGGGACCGCAGGCGGCTTCCCGCGCACGTGTGTCAACATGTGCGACTGCCGCAGCGTGAGCCGCGGCCTGTTCTATGCCCGCTTCGAGGCGGGACTCTTTTTTCGATGAAGACCTACGTAGCCACACCAGCAACCCGCGAGCGCAACTGGCTCGTGGTGGACGCCACCGGCAAGACGCTTGGACGCCTCGCCACGCAGATCGCGGACGCGTTGCGCGGAAAGCGCAAGCCGGAGTTCACGCCCCACTGCGACGTCGGCGACTTCGTGATCGTCGTGAACGCGGAGAAGATCGTCGTGACTGGCCGCAAGCGCGAGGTCAAGCGCTATTACCGCCACTCGGGTTATCCGGGCGGGCTGCGCTCCCGCACGTTCGAGGAGATGCTCGAGCGCCGGCCTGAGGAGATCATTCGCCTCGCGGTGAAGGGGATGCTCCCGCGCACCCGCCTCGGTCGCGCGCAGCTCCGCAAGCTCAAGGTCTACGCGGGTCCGGATCATCCGCACGCTGCACAGCAGCCGCAGCCGATGGAGGTGGAAGCTTGATCGAGGACGAGCAGGGCGGCGCGCCGGGCAGCGGGGGCGAGACTCCCGAGCCCGAGGAGATGACCCCGCAGGAGGCCGCCGGGTACGAGGAGGAGGCCGCCCAGGTCGACGTGCCCGCTCCCGCCGCGAGCGGTGGCGACGAGCCGGCACCCGGCGTGGACGACGCTCTGAGCGAGGAGTCCGCGGAGACGCTCGAGCCGAACGCGCTCGAGGTGGAGCGGGAGAACCGCGAGGACCTCGCCGAGACGCTTGAGGAGGCCGCCGAGGAGGCCGGCCGCCCGCGCGGCAAGCGCTCCGAGCGCGGCGAGCGCGACGTGAAGGAACCGAAGCGCGAGGTGATCCCGGGCGAGCACCTCGAGCCGATCCTTCCGGAGGAGCAGCCATCGACTTCCGACGATGAGTTTGGCTACGCCGCGAGCGCCTACGCGGAAGTGGAGTCGGCGGAAGAGGCAGAGGCAGAATTGCAGGGCGACACCCCAGAGCCCGCGCCTGCCCCGCGGGAGATCAAGGAGCTCGCGGCCGACGCTCGCTACCAGGCCACCGGCAAGCGCAAGACCTCCGTCGCCCGCGTGATCATCAAGCCGGGCACGGGCGAGTACCGCGTGAACGGTCGCGCGCTCGAGGAGTTCTTCCCGCGCACGACGCTGCAGAAGTCGGTCCGCGCCCCTCTCGAGACGGCGGGCTACGAGGAGCGCATGGACGTGATCGCGCGCATCCACGGCGGCGGCGTGTCCGCGCAGGCCGGTGCGCTGCGCCACGGCGTGGCGCGGGCGCTCGTGGAGGCGGACCCGAATCTGCGCGGCGAGCTCAAGCGTCGCGGCTTCCTCACGCGCGACGCGCGCGCGAAGGAGCGCAAGAAGGCAGGCCTCAAGAAGGCCCGCAAGCGCCCGCAGTTCTCCAAGCGCTAAGTTCGCCCCCATGAGCGTGGTTCCCGGCGAGCGCAGGCTCTTCGGCACCGATGGCGTTCGCGGTGCGGTGGGGAGCTTCCTCACCGCGGACCTCGCGCTCGCGCTGGGCCGAGCAGCCGCCGCGGCTGCGCCCGCGAGCGCCCCGCAGGTGCTGATCATCCGGGACACTCGCGAGTCGGGGGAGATGCTCGAGGCCGCCCTGGCAGCCGGCATCGCGGCCGCGGGCGGCCACGCGCTGATCGCGGGCGTGCTGCCCACCCCGGGCGCGCCGCTGCTCGTGCGCCGCTTCGGCTTCGACCTCGCGTGCGTCGTCTCCGCCTCGCACAACCCGTATCGGGACAACGGGATCAAGTTCTTCGGTCCGGACGGCATGAAGCTGCCGGACGAGGCCGAGCGGGAGGTGGAGGCGGCGGTTCTGGCGGGCGAGGCGGCCGCCGCGGCCCCTGGAAGGGTGCGCGAGCTGCACGGTGCCGGCGCTGACTACCTGCGTGAACTCGAGCTGCGCTTCCAGGCGCTCGACCTGAGCGGGCTGCGCGTGTTGCTCGACTGCGCGAACGGCGCCACCTACCGCGTGGCGCCGGAGATCTTCCGCCGCCTCGGCGCGAGCGTGGAGACGATCGCGACTGAGCCCGACGGCCGCAACATCAACGAGGGCTGCGGCTCCACCCACATCGAGCGTCTCGTCGAGGCCGTGCCGGGCGGCGGCTTCGACGTGGGGTTTGCGTTCGACGGCGACGGCGACCGCGTGCTCGCGGTGGACCGCCATGGGAACGTGGTGGACGGCGATGAGCTGATCGCCCTGAGCGCGCTCCACCTGCGATCCGCCGGCAGGCTGCCGGGCGACGGCGTGGCGGTGACCGTGATGACGAACTACGGCTTCCACACGGCGATGGCCGCGCACAGCATCAACGTGGCCACCACTCCAGTCGGGGACCGGCACGTGATGGCCGAGCTCGTGCGGCGCGGCTGGGCGCTCGGCGGCGAGCAGTCGGGCCACATCATCGACACGGGCTTCGCGCCCTCGGGCGACGGCACCGCATCGGCGCTGCTCGCTCTCGAGGCGCTGGGCAAGCGCGACCTCTCGGAGCGGGACGCGATGACGAAGCTCCCGCAGCTCCTGATCAACGTGAGGGTGTCGGGCCGGACTTCGCTCCAGGATGCGCCCGCGGTGTTGGGTGCGGTGGAGCAGGAGAGCGCGGCGCTCGAGAGCCGCGGTCGCGTGCTGGTGCGCGCGTCCGGCACGGAGCCTCTGATCAGGGTGATGGTGGAGGCGCCGGAAGAAGCCGAATGCCGCGAGGTGGCCGAGCGCCTGGCGGGCCTGGTGGAGCGCGAACTCGGATAATCGTCCAGCCGCTACAAACTTCAGTTTTAGCCATGGCATAATTTGTCGTGCATGGCAGCTGAAGAACATCTGACCGCGGCGGTCGAGGACTACGCGAAGGCGATCTACGCGCTGCAGACGCAGCGTGGCAGCGCCGTGAACACCAACGCGATCGCCGATCGCCTGGGCGTCACGCCGGCCTCGGCATCGAACATGGCGAAGAAGCTGAGCGAGCGCGGGCTCGTGGAGCACGTGCCGTACAGGGGCGTCCGGCTCACGCCCGCGGGGCAGCGCGTCGCGCTCGAGGTGCTTCGCCACCACCGGCTGCTCGAGCTGTACCTGGCGGAGAACCTGGACGTGCCGTGGGATCGCGTGCACGACGAGGCCGAGGTGCTCGAGCACGTGCTGTCCGAGGAGCTCGAGGAGCTGATCGCGCGGAAGCTCGGCG contains:
- a CDS encoding 1-phosphofructokinase family hexose kinase, with the protein product AIDRTLAVPNFRLGRRHRSVEQRSMAGGKGVNVARALKKLGQPVIATGVAGGPTGTRIIEQLTEEAILNDFVRIREESRMSTAVVDPTSGEQTEINERGPLVTDAELELFVDKLLYLAKGAEICVFSGSLPRGVEADVYARLVMELRKLGVTTVLDSEGDAMLLGTRAEPTVVSPNELEAEELVGHEFSDDQDRLTGLHEIAELGAGEVIMTRASGCLALLGESERTLYRATLDPLEPISKVGSGDAFLAGYVAARYGGKPAEECVRFGVACGAESTQHFGAGVLDPREVERLVPDVRVESLDVSAAEARR
- a CDS encoding SigB/SigF/SigG family RNA polymerase sigma factor; the protein is MKAQIAQSQRRRSRAAPRARDRQHGPDIASLARQEGGRRQEQLLFLAYQRNGDVRAREELVRRFLPLARRLARRYERASEPLEDLVQVASVGLVKAIDRFESSQGTGFSSYAVPTILGELKRHFRDSGWAVHVPRGLQERVLKLNDAVEHLSGELGRSPTPQELATELSAPVEEVLEAMEAGAAYDTISLDAPLRSSDDERTTYADAMGETDGRFELVEHSATLGRALRAMPQRERSILYLRFAEGLTQVEIAERIGISQMHVSRLIRRALERLRVVAGADAA
- a CDS encoding GuaB3 family IMP dehydrogenase-related protein, whose amino-acid sequence is MEVEIGRGKKARRAYGFDDIAIVPSRRTRDPDDIDITWTLGPYRFELPLLASAMDGVVSPRTAGILGKLGGLAVLNLEGIFTRYEDAEDQLERISQLPREHATAEMQAIYQEPVKPELIARRIEEIKEQGVVCAASLTPQRVRDYYEIAVEAGLDILVIQGTVISAEHVSTTSEPLNLKQFIKEVPLPVVVGGCASYSTGLHLMRTGAVAVLVGVGPGAACTTRGVLGIGVPQATAIADVAAARSQHMLETGDYVKVIADGGMRNGGDISKAFACGADAVMIGSPLARAYEAPGRGFHWGMATFHPSLPRGARVKTTQNGTLEQIILGPAHENDGTFNLMGSLRTSMATCGYEDIPSFHRAEVMVAPALQTEGKQLQRDQAVGMGATAAAAAAPAPDTNGHTPADPALVE
- the guaA gene encoding glutamine-hydrolyzing GMP synthase yields the protein MSEVTLTGEGLSPAGKDAGRAHTPPATDEVLVLDFGGQYSQLIARRVRECGVFSELLPHHVPLDEVRRRAPRGLILSGGPASVYSENAPKLRRELLELGIPVLGICYGMQAMALELGGRVESAPIGEFGRSELTVQEHGRLLAGLPSEQRCWMSHRDTVFEPPPGATALASSSESPVAAFEDTERGLYGIQFHPEVVHTPYGTDVLRRFLDDICGCGMSWSAASVAEEQIARIREQVGDGHVICGLSGGVDSSVAALLVHRAVGDQLTCVFVDHGLMRRNEGEQVVAAFRDNFHVPLVVADAEERFLARLAGVTDPEQKRKVIGAEFIRVFEEEAAKLGNPKYLVQGTLYSDVIESGGGTGAATIKSHHNVGGLPEDLEFELVEPLRMLFKDEVRAVGAELGLPERLVWRQPFPGPGLAIRIVGGEVNRERLAILRDADYVLQDEIRSAGLYRDLWQSFCVLPADLRSVGVQGDERSYGYVVVIRAVTSDDAMTADWARLPYDLLERVASRMINEIPQVNRVTLDITSKPPGTIEWE
- a CDS encoding GlsB/YeaQ/YmgE family stress response membrane protein, which encodes MAIISWAIWGLFVGAIARLLRKGRQPIGLLWTMILGVAGSLIGGFIATDLLHIADHDHFDLGSFLIAVAASFALLALWEPFERRRQRRNPPVTPA
- a CDS encoding peptidoglycan DD-metalloendopeptidase family protein; this encodes MGYTATPKVTRIVCVRSCASRGRPRDGGKLRLVGTGLSGVRNVTFVGGRGKADDASVKVRPSSDRRITVKVPFDAMSGPLALVAPGSVAATATTSRLSILPAPPPPPSTGQLTPVPGPRDPGAPQLETATSNNVAFAGSSNGVTFSYRVTAPSPVPVEVDLLRVTDGTVVQTWQVPSVQPGVVNKITWEGVSNGQLEPDGRYAWRLTATGASGAKARSAQTQDSTRDSFDLHDHMFPLLGRHTFGDGFGAQRSGHSHQGQDILARCGLKIRAAEAGTVEYNKFQSAAGYYLVIHGAETGTDYAYMHMRAPSPFEAGDRVTTGETIGNVGETGDATACHLHFEMWTPPGWYNGGHPFDPLPSLEQWDAYS
- the rplM gene encoding 50S ribosomal protein L13, translating into MKTYVATPATRERNWLVVDATGKTLGRLATQIADALRGKRKPEFTPHCDVGDFVIVVNAEKIVVTGRKREVKRYYRHSGYPGGLRSRTFEEMLERRPEEIIRLAVKGMLPRTRLGRAQLRKLKVYAGPDHPHAAQQPQPMEVEA
- the rpsI gene encoding 30S ribosomal protein S9, producing MKELAADARYQATGKRKTSVARVIIKPGTGEYRVNGRALEEFFPRTTLQKSVRAPLETAGYEERMDVIARIHGGGVSAQAGALRHGVARALVEADPNLRGELKRRGFLTRDARAKERKKAGLKKARKRPQFSKR
- the glmM gene encoding phosphoglucosamine mutase gives rise to the protein MSVVPGERRLFGTDGVRGAVGSFLTADLALALGRAAAAAAPASAPQVLIIRDTRESGEMLEAALAAGIAAAGGHALIAGVLPTPGAPLLVRRFGFDLACVVSASHNPYRDNGIKFFGPDGMKLPDEAEREVEAAVLAGEAAAAAPGRVRELHGAGADYLRELELRFQALDLSGLRVLLDCANGATYRVAPEIFRRLGASVETIATEPDGRNINEGCGSTHIERLVEAVPGGGFDVGFAFDGDGDRVLAVDRHGNVVDGDELIALSALHLRSAGRLPGDGVAVTVMTNYGFHTAMAAHSINVATTPVGDRHVMAELVRRGWALGGEQSGHIIDTGFAPSGDGTASALLALEALGKRDLSERDAMTKLPQLLINVRVSGRTSLQDAPAVLGAVEQESAALESRGRVLVRASGTEPLIRVMVEAPEEAECREVAERLAGLVERELG
- a CDS encoding metal-dependent transcriptional regulator codes for the protein MAAEEHLTAAVEDYAKAIYALQTQRGSAVNTNAIADRLGVTPASASNMAKKLSERGLVEHVPYRGVRLTPAGQRVALEVLRHHRLLELYLAENLDVPWDRVHDEAEVLEHVLSEELEELIARKLGDPTHDPHGDPIPTRELRIEEGHTRSMQSLEPGAHGRFVRISDSDPEMLRYLADQGIAPGDDFEIVDKQPFDGPVSARFGKRVHVLGGALASAMRAELEGE